The Flexivirga oryzae genomic interval TCTGCAGGATCCAGAACGCCGCGAAGAGTGCGAGCAACGCGATCTCCACCCCCAACATCGCGTAGTCCCAGGATGCCCGCACCACCGCGAACCCGACCGCAGCGCAACCCATTCCGATCAGCACCACCCAGTAGGCCCGGTCGAAACGGGTACGGCTCGGCCCGGCCCGGCGCGCGAGGACCCGCACGCCCCAGTCGGTGTTCAGCGCAACGACCCCGGCGAACGGCAGGAAGGTGAACGCCGCGGCCAGCATGTGCGCGTGTGCAGCGAACGCGGCGCGGTCCGCGGCCAGCCAGACCGCACCGATCAGCCAGGCCAGGCCGACCGACACCAGGCCGATGACGCTCCACACGGACAACGGCTCGTGCCGGCGCAGCCGACGCCAGGCGTAGCCGAGCACGACCAGGTATCCGACACCCAGCACCGCCAGATAGGTGGTCGCGTTGTTGGTGATCGCCGCCACGTCCGGAGTGCGGCCCTGCTCCGGGGTCGGCACGAAGGCGACCATCGGGGCACTGATCCCGGCGAGGTTGAGGCACACGTTCTCCGCGTCGGTGTAACCGTGCAGGGCGACCAGGCAGACGCCCACGCTGGACAGCACACCGATGAAGACCGGCCCGGCCGGCGTGTAGTAGTAGGCGCTGATCGACGTCTGCCAGCCGCCGCGGACGGTTTCGACCACCACCGAGACCGTCAGTGCCAGCAACAGCGCCAGCAGGCAGGACCGCAGGTAACGGTAGGTGGTCACCTCGGTATTGGTGTCGCGATTGTGCTCCATGACATCAAGGAGTGTCCGGACTCGCGGTTTGATGCACTCCCCGACAACGCGAGCGCGCCCCCGGACGGCATCCATCACGTACCCGTTCTAGCGTTGGATCATGACCGACAAGCACAGCTGGACGTCACCGACGACCTCGGACATCCGCGAGCTGCTGGAGGGCGCGCGGACGGTCGCGGTGGTCGGTGCCTCCGACAACCCCACGCGCCCCAGCTACGACGTGTCGTCATACCTGGTGAGCCAGACCGACTACGAGGTGTGGTTCGTCAATCCGAACCTGACGACTCTGCTCGGTAAACCGGTCTTCCCCAGTCTCGCCGCACTGCCCGAGGCACCTGACCTCGTGGACGTCTTCCGCCGGCGCAGCGAGTTGGCCAACGTCGCCGAGCAAGCGGTCGCCGCGAAGGCCGGGACGTTGTGGTTCCAGCTCGGGCTGTATGACGAAGCCGTTGCCGGCACGGCAACGGCCGCCGGGCTCACCGTGGTGATGGACCGCTGCCTCCGGGTGCAGCATTCCTGGCTGATCGGGCCGCATCGCTAGTCAGCTCGTCGCGCGCCGGGTCGATGAGGTCGACGGACTGCAGCACCCAGAACGCCGCGAACAGCACGAGGACGCCGATCTCGAGGCCGAGGAGCGCGTAGGCCCACGTGTGCAGCACCCCGAAAACAATTGCCACACAGAACATCCCGGCGAGTACGACCCAGTACGCGCGACCGAAGCGCGTTCGACTCGGCACCGGCTCTCGGGCGATCACGCGTACACCCCAGTCGGTGTTCAACGCGACGACGAACACGAACGGCAACAGGGTGAAGGTGGCCGCGAGCGTGTGCGCCCGGGCAACGAACGAACTGCGATCGCTCAGCAGCCACACCACACCCACCAGCCAGGCGAGCGCGACGGATCCGAGACCGATCCTGCTCCAGACCGACACCGTCCCTCCGCGCCGCACGCGACGCCAGACGAACGCCAGCACGACCAGGTAGCCCACGGCGAGCACGCTCAGATAGGTCGCCGCGTTGTTCGTGATCGCGGCGACATCCGGCGACTCGCCGCGTTCCGGGCTCGGGACGAACGCCACCATCGGCGCGCTGATCCCGGCCAGGTTGAGGCAGACGTTCTCCGCGTCGGTGAAACCCTGCAGGGCGACCAGACAGACCCCGACACTGGCCATCACCGCGACGAAGACCGGGCCGGCCGGGGTGTAGTAGTACGCGCTGATCGATGCCTGCCACCCGTCGCTCACGGTCTCGATCCCGATGGCGATCGCCAGCGCGAGCAACAGGGCCAGCAGGCCGAGCCGCACGTAACGGTACGTCGTCACCTCGGGCTTCATGGCACGAGCATCAGTTGGTACCAGCGGGTGTCGACCCAGTGGTCGAACTTCCAGCCGACCTCCCGCAGGGTGCCGACCGACTCGAAGCCGAGTGCTTCGTGCAGCGCGCACGACGCGGGGTTCGGCTCGGCGACGACAGCCATGACGGTGTGTATGCCGTCGGCGCGCAGCAGATCGAGCAGGTGCGTGTAGGTCAGTCTCCCCATCCCGCGACCCACGGCCCCGTCCGCGAGGTAGATCGACGTCTCGCGGGTGCGCAGATAGGCCGGGCGGGGCCGGAAGGGTCCGGAGAAGGCGAAGCCCACGACGGTGCCGGCCTCCTCGACCACGATCGTGTGGTCACCCGGCGCCGTGCTGTCCAGCTTCGCCTGCCAGTACGCGGCCGGCGGGTCGTCGGTGTCGAACGTGGCGACGGTCTCCCGCACCGACTGGCCGTAGATCGCCCGGATCGCCGGCAGGTCGGCCGCCGTCGCGACCCGGATGGCCATGGACATCACGTCACGCCGTCCATGCGATCGGCAGTCGCTTGACGCCGCGCTGGAAGTTCGAGCGGAGGTATGCCGGCTCACCGGCGAGTTGTATGTCGCTGGTGCGCGTCAACACCTCCCGGAACAGCAGTGCCATCTGCACTCGCGCGAAGTGCGCGCCGACGCAGACGTGCGGGCCGTGCCCGAAGACCCGGTGGTTGTTGGGTTTCCGGTCGATGAGCAGTTCGTCGGGGTGGTCGAAGACGGCCGGGTCCCGGTTGGCCGCGAGGTAGGAGACGACCACCTTGTCGCCCGACCGGACAGCGGTGCCGCCGAGCGATGTGTCGCGACTCGCGGTGCGCCGGAACGTCATGACGGGTGTCCACCAGCGCAACAACTCGTCGACCGCCGTCGGGATGAGCGACGGGTCCTCGCGCAGCGCCCGCATCGCCTCCGGGTTGGTGAGCAGCGCGATCATCGCTCCGGGCAATCCGTTGCGCAGCGTCTCGTTGCCGGCAACGGCGAAGAGCCAGAACATGTTCTCGAACTCCTCGACCGACAACCGGTCGCCGTCCTCCTCCCGCTGGGCCAGCAGGATCGACATCACGTCGTCGCCCGGCGCGGCCCGCTTCGCATCGCCGAGCAGGTGCGCGTAGCGGTAGAGGTCCGGCATACCGTCGCGGCCGCGCGGATCCGGCATTCGCCCCGACGCGTCGGGTGACGGACGCAAGGAGACCGCTTCCTGTGCGAGCGAGGTCCCTTGTCCCGGGTCGAAACTCGCTGAGCTCGCGTAGTCGGCGTCGAGGAAGCCGATCACCCGATTGGACCAGTCGAACATCAGCCACCGATCCTCGGTCGGCACCCCGAGGATGTCGGCGAGTGTGAGGAGTGGCAGGTCCGCCGCGACATCCTTGGCGAAATCGCACTCGCGCGGCCCGGCCAGCATCCGGTCCACGATGCCTTTCGCGTGCCCCGCGATCCGCTCCTCCAGCGCCCGGACCGCGCGTGGCGTGAACGACGCGGCGATCAGCTTCCGGAGCCGGGTGTGCTCCGGCGGGTCCATGTTGAGCATCATCCGGCGCACGTACGCCAGGTCCCGGGGCGTGGCCGGGTCGTGGATCTGGGTGCCGCCGAGCGCCGAGGAGAACGTCGCCGCATCACGCACCACCTCGGTCACCAGTGCATGGTCGAGCACCAGGTGATAGCCGGAACCCCTTGGTAGCCCGCGAAGTTCAGGCTCATCCACCCAGTGCACGGGACCCCGCGCACGCAGCTGTTCGATGAGGCCGAAAGGGACACCCCGCGTGTAGGTGTCCGGATCGTGCAGCGCGGCGGTGTCGGAGGTCGTCATTCGTCCGAGGGCACCTCGCCGAGCGCGCTGTCGAGGTGCGTCATGAAGACGTCCGGTGATTCATACATCGGGTAGTGCCCGGCGTCGTCGATGACGTCCATCCGCGCACCGGGGAAGAGCTGCAGCCACGTCGCCTCGCACGTCTGCGGCCCGAGCGCGGCGTCCCGTGCCCCGGT includes:
- a CDS encoding GNAT family N-acetyltransferase is translated as MAIRVATAADLPAIRAIYGQSVRETVATFDTDDPPAAYWQAKLDSTAPGDHTIVVEEAGTVVGFAFSGPFRPRPAYLRTRETSIYLADGAVGRGMGRLTYTHLLDLLRADGIHTVMAVVAEPNPASCALHEALGFESVGTLREVGWKFDHWVDTRWYQLMLVP
- a CDS encoding cytochrome P450 — its product is MTTSDTAALHDPDTYTRGVPFGLIEQLRARGPVHWVDEPELRGLPRGSGYHLVLDHALVTEVVRDAATFSSALGGTQIHDPATPRDLAYVRRMMLNMDPPEHTRLRKLIAASFTPRAVRALEERIAGHAKGIVDRMLAGPRECDFAKDVAADLPLLTLADILGVPTEDRWLMFDWSNRVIGFLDADYASSASFDPGQGTSLAQEAVSLRPSPDASGRMPDPRGRDGMPDLYRYAHLLGDAKRAAPGDDVMSILLAQREEDGDRLSVEEFENMFWLFAVAGNETLRNGLPGAMIALLTNPEAMRALREDPSLIPTAVDELLRWWTPVMTFRRTASRDTSLGGTAVRSGDKVVVSYLAANRDPAVFDHPDELLIDRKPNNHRVFGHGPHVCVGAHFARVQMALLFREVLTRTSDIQLAGEPAYLRSNFQRGVKRLPIAWTA
- a CDS encoding CoA-binding protein, whose translation is MTDKHSWTSPTTSDIRELLEGARTVAVVGASDNPTRPSYDVSSYLVSQTDYEVWFVNPNLTTLLGKPVFPSLAALPEAPDLVDVFRRRSELANVAEQAVAAKAGTLWFQLGLYDEAVAGTATAAGLTVVMDRCLRVQHSWLIGPHR